One part of the Denticeps clupeoides chromosome 16, fDenClu1.1, whole genome shotgun sequence genome encodes these proteins:
- the slc24a5 gene encoding sodium/potassium/calcium exchanger 5 produces the protein MMNKAGAPRRKKRRELLLCAFAVGLLVFCCVNFVFHVSKAFEPQEPSRVRRDAENETECVSGASSEFPEGFFTEQERRDGGIVIYLMVVLYMLLAVSTVCDEYFLPSLEVISERLGLSQDVAGATFMAAGSSAPELVTAFLGVFVTRGDIGVSTIVGSAVYNLLGICAACGLLAPVAGRLTCWPLFRDCVAYAVSVAAVIAIISDNKVYWYDAACLLAVYGLYVVALCFDVRLSEYVMRRVSPCCACLAKGDEERSEQPLLAWDGAAARSRTDSGVFQDESRFSQLSLSLHGLSDARDEQNVFSVPENDCRRILWVLSLPLILLLFLTVPDCKRRFWRKWYMVTFFMSAVWISAFTYILVWMVTVVGQTLSIPDTVMGLTLLAAGTSIPDTIASVIVAREGKADMAMSNIVGSNVFDMLCLGLPWFIKTAFVDTTSPVEVNSTGLVFTASALLLSIVLLFVAVHANRWRLDWKLGVVCLVFYILFATLSILYELGIIGNNPIQLCSD, from the exons ATGATGAATAAAGCCGGAGCCCCGCGCAGGAAGAAGCGGCGGGAGCTTTTACTCTGCGCTTTTGCCGTGGGGCTGCTCGTCTTTTGCTGCGTGAACTTCGTTTTCCACGTTTCTAAAGCTTTCGAGCCCCAGGAGCCGTCCAGAGTGCGTCGGGATGCTG AAAACGAGACCGAGTGCGTCTCGGGAGCCTCGTCGGAGTTCCCGGAGGGATTTTTCACGGAGCAGGAGCGCAGGGACGGCGGCATCGTCATCTACCTCATGGTCGTGCTGTACATGCTGCTGGCCGTGTCCACCGTGTGCGACGAGTACTTCCTCCCGTCGCTCGAGGTCATCAGCGAGC GCCTGGGCCTGTCGCAGGACGTCGCCGGCGCGACCTTCATGGCAGCCGGAAGCTCGGCCCCAGAACTCGTCACCGCCTTTCTAG GCGTCTTCGTGACCCGAGGAGACATCGGCGTGAGCACCATCGTGGGATCGGCGGTGTACAACCTGCTGGGGATCTGCGCGGCGTGCGGCCTGTTGGCCCCAGTG GCGGGCAGGCTGACCTGCTGGCCCCTGTTCAGGGACTGCGTGGCGTACGCGGTGAGCGTGGCCGCCGTGATCGCCATCATCTCGGACAACAAGGTCTACTG GTACGACGCGGCCTGCCTGCTCGCCGTGTACGGCCTGTACGTCGTGGCGCTGTGCTTCGACGTCCGCCTCAGCGAGTACGTGATGCGCCGGGTCAGCCCGTGCTGCGCCTGCCTGGCCAAGGGCGACGAGGAGCGCTCCGAGCAGCCGCTGCTGGCGTGGGACGGCGCCGCGGCCCGCTCCCGGACCGACAGCGGCGTGTTCCAGGACGAGTCCCGCTTCTCCCAGCTGTCCCTCAGCCTCCACGGGTTAAGCGACGCCAGGGACG agcAAAACGTGTTTTCCGTGCCGGAGAACGACTGCAGGAGGATCCTGTGGGTGCTGTCGCTCCCGCTGATCCTGCTGCTCTTCCTGACCGTGCCCGACTGCAAGAGGCGCTTCTGGAGGAAGTGGTACATGGTGACCTTCTTCATGTCCGCCGTGTGGATCTCGGCCTTCACGTACATACTGGTCTGGATGGTCACCGTAGTAG GACAAACTCTGTCTATTCCGGACACAGTAATGGGCCTCACTCTGCTGGCTGCTGGGACAAGCATTCCGGACACAATAGCCAGCGTCATAGTGGCCAGAGAAG GTAAAGCAGACATGGCGATGTCGAACATCGTGGGATCCAACGTGTTCGATATGCTGTGCCTGGGTCTGCCTTGGTTCATCAAAACGGCATTTGTGGACACCACGTCACCGGTGGAGGTGAACAGCACGGGTCTGGTGTTTACCGCCTCAGCGCTGCTGCTCTCCATCGTCCTGCTGTTCGTGGCTGTGCACGCCAACCGATGGAGACTGGACTGGAAGCTTGGAGTCGTCTGCCTGGTCTTTTACATCTTGTTCGCAACACTGTCCATCCTCTATGAATTGGGGATCATTGGGAACAATCCTATTCAATTATGCAGCGACTGA